Genomic window (Streptomyces yatensis):
GGCTGGACCTGGCTGGGATGCGGCAGCGGCACCCGGTTCGGCGCCGGACGGGCCGGGCCGTCCGCCACCTGGTGCAGCTCGCCCTGGTGCTCCAGCAGATGACGCACACCCTGCTGCCGGGTCGCGTGATCACGGCCGTACGGAGCGGTGTGGCTGATCCGCACCTGCGGCCAGCTCTCCCGGATCATCCGGGCGCAGTAACCACCGGGCAGATCACAGGACTCCAACTCGGTGTGCAGCTCCAGCACCTGCTGCGGCGGCACGTTCATCGCCCGCAGCTCATGCAGGATCTGCCACTCCGGATGCGGCGTCCCGGGCGCCGAACGGCGGATCAGCTGCTGCTCCGAACCGTCCTGCGCGCGGTAGCGCAGCACCGCCATATAGCCCGGACCCACGGTCGGCTGACCGGGGGGCGGCGGCGGATACGCATAGCCGGGCTGCGACCCCATACCCGGCACGGGCGTGCCGGGAGCGGGCGTACCCGGGGCGGGCATCCCCGGGGCAGGGGTGCCCGGCGCGGATGTGCCGGGGGCGGGCATCCCCGGAGCGGGCGTACCCGGAGCGGGCATACCCGGCGGCGGGGCCAGGCCCTGCACCGGAGCACCGGCGGGCGGAGGCATACCGGGAGCGCCCGGCGCGCCCGGTCCACCCGGATACGGCGGCCCGCCCGCGCCCGGCGGGGGCGGCGGCGTCTGCGGACCACCCGCACCGGGGACACCGGGTGGGCCGGGCGGCTGCGGGCCGGATGGGGCACCCTGGCCCGGAGCGCCGGGGGGCGGGGTCTGGCCACCGGGCACACCCGGACCACCCGCGAGCATCGTCGCGGCGGCATGCACCCCACCACCGGGCGCACCGGGCACACCCGGCGGAGGCGGCGTCTGACCACCACCGGGCGCACCGGGCGTACCGGGAGGGCCGGGCGGACCAGGGGGGCCGGGAGGACCGGGCGGACCAGGTGGCTGCGGGGCGCCCGGGGGCGGGGCCTGGCCACCGGGCACACCCGGACCACCCGCGAGCATCGTCGCGGCGGCATGCACCCCACCACCGGGCGCACCGGGCACACCCGGCGGAGGCGGCGTCTGACCACCACCGGGCGCACCGGGCGTACCGGGAGGGCCGGGCGGACCAGGAGGGCCGGGCGGGCCGGGCGGCTGCGGGCCGCCACCGGGGCCGTCGGGGCCGAGCTGCGAGACCAGCTGCGTCGGTACGTACCCCCCGGCCGGAGCGCCGGGGGCACCGGGCCCCGACGGCGCGGGCGGCGGCGCGGAGTCCGCACCCGGCCGGGCGCCGGGTGCCCCCGGCGCACCGGGCGGCGGAGGCATCGCACCGCCGCCCGCCTTGCGGGTGGCGGCGTCCGCGATATCACCCGGGTTGGCACCCTGGCCGGCGCCGGGGCCGCCCTGCTGCTCCGGGAAGTCGAGGGACGGGGCGATGGCGGTGGGCGGCAGCGAGCTGCCGCCGGACATCAACTCGGTCTTGGCGTCGGGCCGTACACCCGGCGGCGGAGTGTCCTCGTCGTCGGAGCCCGCGAGCGGCGGCGCGAAGACCGTGGCGGGCGGGGCGACCGAGCGGTCGTCGTCGCCCTTGATGTCCGTACCGGCCCACGGCGTACTGTCGCCGGGCTTCGCCGCGTTGCCTGCCTGGCTCCCCGAGGAGGGCATACCGGCGTCCGGCACGGGCGGGGCCCACGGGCTCGCACCGCCGGGGCCCGCCCCACCGGACGGAGGCGGCGCGCCCTGCCGGCCCTCGCCCCCGGACGGGGCACCGGAACCGGACCGGGCGTCCTGCTGCGAGCCGGCCGCGAGCGGGCGCGCGACACCGTCGGACGGCCAGTCGTCCACGGCCCCACCCCGCCCCTGCGGCGCACCCGGAACAGGACCGCCGGAAACAGGCGCACCCGGAACAGGCCCGGGCGGAACGGGCCCAGGCGCAGCGGGCGGACCCGGAACAGGCGGCGCGCCCGGTGTGCTGTGGGGCGCACCCGGCGCGGCGCTCCGCGCCCCGCCGTCCGACGGCCAGTCGTCCTCGCCCGAGATCCGGGGTGCCGACACCCCGGGCCCGGCCCCGGGACCACCGGCCGACGGCCAGTCGTCCTCCGGAGGCGGAGCGGCCGAAGCGGCGGAAGGAGCAGGAGAAGCAGAAGGAGCGGAAGGCGTGGAAGGGGCAGGAGGAGCCGAAGCGGCGGAAGAGGCCGACACCGGCGCGGAGGCATCGGGCGCGCCCCCGCCCGGCTCCGCCCCCGGCCGCTGCCCTGGAACGTCCGCCGACCCCTCGGGCCGGCCGCTCATCGCGTCCGCCGCCTCCTGCAGCCACTCCGGCGGAGTGAGCAGGAAGGACGTCGCGTTCAAGTCGATGCGCTGCTGCCGGCCGGTGGTGGACTCGTCACGGGAGCCGTCCGTCGTGCCGTACCGCTCCTCGTAACGGCGGATCACCTCACCCACCGGAAGCCCCGGCCACAGCGTGGTCTCGCCGCTGTCGCGGGCGATCACCATCCGCGTGCCCTCGGCCCCCCGGCCCGAGACCGGCCCGTCCGCCCGGTCCTCGGCCCAGACCACAAAGCCCAGATCGAACTCCCGGACCCGCGCCTCGCGCTGCTGATAAGCCGGCACATCGCCGTTGATCCAGAGTTCCGCGCGCTCCTGCGCCTGTGCGAAGGTCACCATCGCGCTCACCCCTCCACCGGGACGGCGTACGCGAATCCACCGTCCACCATCAGGTTCGCCACGGTCTCCAGCTCCGGCGGATTGCCCGCCAGCCGGAGCAGGAAGGCGTCGAAGTCGTCGCCGCACGGCAGCAACAGCCGCCCCACCCGCTCCTGGACCGTCCAGCCGTCACGGTCCCGCGCGTCGTCATACGCACAGAACCACACCGAGCCGATCGCGTCACCCTTCACCTTGACCGCGATCACACCACCCTGGACGAAACCCACGCCCAGATAGTCCTTGGTGAAGTGATCCCGCAGACACTTGTTGATATAGACGAGGTCATTGACCGCCGCCTCGTCGCGCACCGTGAAGAACGGCTGGTCGATCAGCAGCCCCAGCTCCGGATCCAGCGCCGTGCCGACCGGTGCGCAGCCGCCCGCCGCCTTGAGGAAGGCGCGGTACGACTCCGGCAGCCGATAGCCCAGGTCCTCCTCGACACCGAGCACCTGCTCCTCGGTGACCGAAATGCCCCTCAGCGGCAGGCCCACATGAATCGGCCGGGTCTCCTGCAGCGGGCGAGTGCCCCGCTTCTCCTGGTCCACCTGCGCCGTCGCAAGCCCACCGTGATGCCGCAGCAGCGCCTTGACCTCGACCGGAACCAGCTCCATCCGGCGGGTGCCGACCACGTGGTGCCAGGTCCAGCCGTGCGGCGTGGCCACCGCCGACGCCCCGTTCCACAGCTCATGGCCGGTGGCGTGCAGTGCCGCGTTCGCCGACACATAGTCCGTCAGCCGCAGCTCGTCGACGCCGAACCCCTCCGGGGGCTCGGCGATTTCGGCGGCCGCACGCGCATACGGCGAAAAGTCCGGAAAGCCGTGTTCGTCCACTCGGACGCCCTTGGGGTGGCGCGCGGCCCGGACGGGATCCGGGAAGTGCACGACCTGCCCGGCGTAGGCCGTGTTCGGTGGCGCGGCATGCTGCCCGAGCCGACCTGTCGTCAT
Coding sequences:
- a CDS encoding SUKH-4 family immunity protein; this translates as MVTFAQAQERAELWINGDVPAYQQREARVREFDLGFVVWAEDRADGPVSGRGAEGTRMVIARDSGETTLWPGLPVGEVIRRYEERYGTTDGSRDESTTGRQQRIDLNATSFLLTPPEWLQEAADAMSGRPEGSADVPGQRPGAEPGGGAPDASAPVSASSAASAPPAPSTPSAPSASPAPSAASAAPPPEDDWPSAGGPGAGPGVSAPRISGEDDWPSDGGARSAAPGAPHSTPGAPPVPGPPAAPGPVPPGPVPGAPVSGGPVPGAPQGRGGAVDDWPSDGVARPLAAGSQQDARSGSGAPSGGEGRQGAPPPSGGAGPGGASPWAPPVPDAGMPSSGSQAGNAAKPGDSTPWAGTDIKGDDDRSVAPPATVFAPPLAGSDDEDTPPPGVRPDAKTELMSGGSSLPPTAIAPSLDFPEQQGGPGAGQGANPGDIADAATRKAGGGAMPPPPGAPGAPGARPGADSAPPPAPSGPGAPGAPAGGYVPTQLVSQLGPDGPGGGPQPPGPPGPPGPPGPPGTPGAPGGGQTPPPPGVPGAPGGGVHAAATMLAGGPGVPGGQAPPPGAPQPPGPPGPPGPPGPPGPPGTPGAPGGGQTPPPPGVPGAPGGGVHAAATMLAGGPGVPGGQTPPPGAPGQGAPSGPQPPGPPGVPGAGGPQTPPPPPGAGGPPYPGGPGAPGAPGMPPPAGAPVQGLAPPPGMPAPGTPAPGMPAPGTSAPGTPAPGMPAPGTPAPGTPVPGMGSQPGYAYPPPPPGQPTVGPGYMAVLRYRAQDGSEQQLIRRSAPGTPHPEWQILHELRAMNVPPQQVLELHTELESCDLPGGYCARMIRESWPQVRISHTAPYGRDHATRQQGVRHLLEHQGELHQVADGPARPAPNRVPLPHPSQVQPIPPVPPEGLAHELGQAFGPQGIVRFDQRAVSRMGVPEVVAQTLVWAGLPLDFGPFFWAQAQAGRPVPTLAELAAERGVQPASDAGSYLVMGNDFGRQLCVQYGTANIVAVPLEATPQPTPPQFVNTGLPEFVRCMALLGRMWRLRYGLTPDQAGRWTVDFQAQLAGLDPAALSAPDNWWAVLLEQMWDGLL
- a CDS encoding HNH endonuclease, giving the protein MTTGRLGQHAAPPNTAYAGQVVHFPDPVRAARHPKGVRVDEHGFPDFSPYARAAAEIAEPPEGFGVDELRLTDYVSANAALHATGHELWNGASAVATPHGWTWHHVVGTRRMELVPVEVKALLRHHGGLATAQVDQEKRGTRPLQETRPIHVGLPLRGISVTEEQVLGVEEDLGYRLPESYRAFLKAAGGCAPVGTALDPELGLLIDQPFFTVRDEAAVNDLVYINKCLRDHFTKDYLGVGFVQGGVIAVKVKGDAIGSVWFCAYDDARDRDGWTVQERVGRLLLPCGDDFDAFLLRLAGNPPELETVANLMVDGGFAYAVPVEG